A stretch of DNA from Thiomicrospira sp. XS5:
TGTCTTGTGTGATATTTTTCGGGTGTCGGAAAGTCTTAACCCAGTAACTCAATGCTTTGCGATCATGCGCAGATAGGTCGCGCCCAATTCTCTTGGCCGATTTGAGTTTTCCTTTTTTCATCGCCAGCTGGGCTTTAGTCCAGACCATGGAGCCGGTAATTTTTTTGTGCTTGCGTAAATATTTTTCGACCGGTTTGCAGGTGCTGGGTAAACTGAGATGGCTTTGCCATAACGCTTGCATTTCTTGATCGGTTTTTTCGGTATGTTGTACCTGCATTTGCGCGCGTAAGTCATAGCACTTCAGGGTGGTGGAGCTGTATTCGCCGGGTTCGTATTGTTTTAAATACTGTGACCACTGGTGGGTTTTACCAAGGTAGTGCAGCCACTTCCGTTTTAAGAAAAAGGGTAAAGGGCTGTTTGGATGGCTGTCGAGAAATTGTTGGATTAACGCCGGCGGTGTGTCCTTAATATGGTATTTATAGTCCAGATAGACCACATAAGGGTAGAGAGGGTAGTTTTTTAATTCAGCCTGGTATTTCGCAATCAGTGGCCGGTCATTGGCTTTGATGGCTTCATACGCATCGAGAAAGGTGCGTTGGTTTTGAGTCAGTTGCGCGGAATTGGGCGCCGCGACCGCCTGTTGTAAGCCGAAGGCAACGAAGATCAGTTGTATGAGGATGTGGTGAAAGCGTCGTTGCTTAGTTCCTTGCATAACGTTTAACTCTTAACCCAGACCTTGAGTTTGGTTCCCGGTTGTAAAACGGCCGTTTTCTTGATGCCGTTCCAGTTGCACAGTTCTTGGGTGGTGACGCGGTATTTTTGCGCCACGACCCATAGGCTTTCCCCTTCTTTCAGGGTATAAGAGACTTTTCGACCGTACCGGTTGGAGCGAATCACCAGTTGTTGGCCTTTGTATATCGGCTTACGAATGCTGATGCCGTTCCATTCGCACAGTTTACGCGGTGAGGTGTTGTAATACTTGGCAATGGTCCAGAGGCTTTCGCCGGAGCGAACGGTATGGGTGTGTTTGTTGCCGGTGTATTTTTTCGGCTTATCCGTGGAGCGTAAAGCCATTTGGTGGTTTTGCGGTAATGGAATCAACAGGGTTTTGCCGGCCCGCAGGAAGCTGCCTTTCATATGGTTCAGTTTTTGAATTTCGCGGCTGGAGGTGCGGTAGCGGTAAGCGATGACGCTGAGGCTTTCCCCCGAGCGAATTTTATGGCGCACCCAGGTAACTTCGTAGTCGTCAGGCCTGGCGGAATATTCCGCTTCGAAAGCGTCGGCCACATCAATCGGTAAGAGCAAAGGGTGTTTGCCTTTCGGTGGGGTGGCCAAACGCAAGTAACCGGGGTTGAGCACTTTCAGCATGTCTTGCGGGGTTTGGGTCGCCTGTGCGACTTTCGGCAGGCTGATTTGATCGGAAATCTGCACCTTCTTGAAATAAGGCTCATTGGGCACCGGTTCAAGTTCAAGCTCATAGGTTTTCTTGTGGCTGACAAGATTGGAAATCGCCAGCAGTTGTGGCACATAGTGCTGGGTTTCTTTCGGTAGATAAGGGCGGATGTTCCAGAAATTCGGATCGCCGTTCGGGTGCTTTTTCAGAAAGCGGCGTTGCGCTTTTAAAACATTGCCGTAGCCGCTGTTGTAGGACGCCAGCGCCAACAGCCAGTCATAGTCGTTCTGGGCATACAGGGCTTGCAGGTAGTCCAATGCGGCAAGGGTGCTGCGATAGACATCCTGGCGTCCGTCGTACCACCAGTTTTGGTTCAGTCCGTACATGTGCCCGGTCGCCGGCATGAACTGCCAGAGGCCGGCCGCACTCATGTAGGAGCGTGCATAAGGGTAATAGCCGCTTTCCACTACCGGCAGCAAGGCGATTTCATACGGCATTTGGCGCTTTTTGACTTCTTGCAGAATGAAATACAAATAGGGTTTGGCACGAACCGATACGCGCTTCAGGTAACGCTTTTTATTGATGTAATAGCTCATGTAGTCCTGGTAGTTTTCGCTGTTGGCGGGGGCCAGGAATAAATGTTCGCTGATTTCTTGCCACAAGTCGTCGTAAACCGGTGCTTCCTGTGAAAACACTAAGGCGCGATCTAACTGATTGGACAGGTTCTGATTGGATTTTAGCGCGGTAAAGCGTTCGGTGGACTCTTGAATCGAGCTTTCGAACGCATCGGTTTCACGATTTTCGGTCAGAATCGGGTCGGTAACGGGCAGCTTGGTTTGGCTTTGTTGGGGTGTTTGTTGAGCCGTTGTGTCGATGTCTTGGTAAGGAAGGTGGCTACAAGCGCTCAGCACCAATAAACTGCTGAAGAGGGTTGATTTTATTAAAGGGGTGAACAGGTTGCGAAGCGTCTTAGTCATTCAGGCCGGCCTCAAGGGTTCCAGTTTTATCAAGTTCGTCTTTCCAGGCTCTTAAGCTTGCATAAGCCTGTTCGTTCGTCAGTTCTGCTTTTCCGGCACGGTTGGCCAGGGTTTCTTTCAGCGGTGACTGGTCGAAGCGCAGAAACGGGTTGGTTTTCTTTTCGATGCCCAGTGAGGCTGGCACACAGGGTTCGCCACGTTGCGTTTTGCGCTTTACCTCGGCTTGTCGTGCGGCCATATCAAGGTTATCCGGTTCGGCCAACATGGCGAAGTTGAGATTAGCGTAAGTGTACTCATGGCCGCAGTAAACAGCACAGGTATCCGGCAGTTCGCGAATTTTCAATAGCGATTGGGCCATGACGCCTGGGGCTTGCGTCCAAGTTTTGCCACAGCCAGCGGTAAACATCGCATCCCCGCACAATAGAGCTTTGGGGTGGTAAAAGCTGATGTGTTCGTGAGTGTGCCCAGGCGTGGACATGACTTTGAAGGTTTCACCATGCACAATAATCTCGTCGCCGTCCGTGACCGGGTAGGTCACGGGTTTATAGGGCCCATGTGCATTGCTGACAATGGGAACGTCTCCAAGTTCTGCTCTCACGGCTGTAATTCCGGCGGTATGATCATAATGATGATGGGTTAGCAAAATACCGAC
This window harbors:
- the gloB gene encoding hydroxyacylglutathione hydrolase translates to MKIVGLPTLSDNYTWIILSDNPQDKTAWIVDPGESRKVIDYFHQNQLELVGILLTHHHYDHTAGITAVRAELGDVPIVSNAHGPYKPVTYPVTDGDEIIVHGETFKVMSTPGHTHEHISFYHPKALLCGDAMFTAGCGKTWTQAPGVMAQSLLKIRELPDTCAVYCGHEYTYANLNFAMLAEPDNLDMAARQAEVKRKTQRGEPCVPASLGIEKKTNPFLRFDQSPLKETLANRAGKAELTNEQAYASLRAWKDELDKTGTLEAGLND
- a CDS encoding LysM peptidoglycan-binding domain-containing protein; translation: MTKTLRNLFTPLIKSTLFSSLLVLSACSHLPYQDIDTTAQQTPQQSQTKLPVTDPILTENRETDAFESSIQESTERFTALKSNQNLSNQLDRALVFSQEAPVYDDLWQEISEHLFLAPANSENYQDYMSYYINKKRYLKRVSVRAKPYLYFILQEVKKRQMPYEIALLPVVESGYYPYARSYMSAAGLWQFMPATGHMYGLNQNWWYDGRQDVYRSTLAALDYLQALYAQNDYDWLLALASYNSGYGNVLKAQRRFLKKHPNGDPNFWNIRPYLPKETQHYVPQLLAISNLVSHKKTYELELEPVPNEPYFKKVQISDQISLPKVAQATQTPQDMLKVLNPGYLRLATPPKGKHPLLLPIDVADAFEAEYSARPDDYEVTWVRHKIRSGESLSVIAYRYRTSSREIQKLNHMKGSFLRAGKTLLIPLPQNHQMALRSTDKPKKYTGNKHTHTVRSGESLWTIAKYYNTSPRKLCEWNGISIRKPIYKGQQLVIRSNRYGRKVSYTLKEGESLWVVAQKYRVTTQELCNWNGIKKTAVLQPGTKLKVWVKS